A portion of the Leptospira licerasiae serovar Varillal str. VAR 010 genome contains these proteins:
- the fliG gene encoding flagellar motor switch protein FliG produces MDQDSNLKIRDQKVKKAAMLLLSLDKDAAAKALAQLDEKLIEEIVQEMAKIKTISKSEKEEVLLDFQGSLKDLAAESRGGIETARELLQKSLGKEKSENILGKLDRKDTEEDFSFLNDAEPQTLAHLLAPEHTQTIAVTLAFLHPKKAAETLKFLPKELQSKVALRLANTTKTHPDAIRQIAKVLKKKYEQRDKSEFSEAGGAEALANILNHMDKSLEETILKELEEQSPELASQVREKLYTFEDVLLLNSKEMRLLINRIGDDDLIAIALRGSSDQIKAHFFEAMSKNRANDILESMDIRGKVTLKEITDARNSVLTALRDLEEIGEIIIKKDSEEFI; encoded by the coding sequence GTGGACCAAGATTCCAATCTTAAGATCAGAGACCAAAAAGTTAAAAAGGCGGCAATGCTACTTCTGTCCTTAGACAAGGACGCGGCTGCTAAGGCATTGGCACAACTGGATGAAAAGTTGATCGAAGAGATCGTCCAGGAAATGGCGAAGATCAAAACGATCAGCAAGTCCGAAAAAGAAGAAGTTCTTTTAGATTTCCAAGGTTCCTTAAAAGACCTAGCTGCAGAATCCAGAGGCGGAATCGAGACCGCTAGAGAATTACTCCAAAAATCTTTAGGAAAAGAAAAATCGGAAAACATATTAGGAAAACTGGATAGAAAGGACACTGAGGAGGACTTTTCCTTCTTAAACGACGCAGAACCTCAGACTCTTGCTCACCTACTCGCTCCCGAACATACCCAAACTATCGCAGTCACTCTTGCATTCTTACATCCAAAAAAAGCGGCCGAAACACTTAAGTTTTTGCCAAAGGAGCTCCAAAGTAAGGTGGCGCTTAGACTCGCAAACACCACCAAAACCCATCCTGATGCGATCCGGCAAATCGCAAAAGTTCTGAAGAAAAAATATGAACAAAGAGATAAATCAGAATTCAGCGAAGCAGGCGGAGCAGAAGCTCTTGCAAATATCCTGAATCATATGGATAAATCTTTGGAAGAAACCATTTTAAAAGAATTGGAAGAACAGTCTCCGGAACTGGCCTCTCAAGTCCGGGAAAAATTGTATACATTCGAAGATGTACTTCTTCTCAACTCAAAAGAAATGAGACTGCTCATCAATCGGATCGGAGACGACGATCTAATAGCTATCGCACTCAGAGGATCTTCCGACCAGATCAAAGCCCATTTCTTCGAGGCAATGTCCAAAAACAGGGCTAACGATATTTTAGAAAGCATGGATATCCGCGGGAAAGTGACCTTAAAAGAGATCACAGACGCAAGGAACAGCGTGTTGACTGCACTGCGTGATTTGGAAGAGATCGGGGAAATTATTATTAAAAAGGACTCGGAAGAGTTTATCTAA
- a CDS encoding CDP-alcohol phosphatidyltransferase family protein: MLQEKKPKDLLEERVFTLSNFLSVSRVLLLPFFIQFTRKHIESPRSSEYLFLAIGTCILAVLTDFLDGFLARLLSQESVLGKYLDPICDKFVTIGGLSVIVHYYQFPLWILIIYILREILGVWLGGFLYLKRGIQGKPNWWGKFGVGLVAAAVLWYMTLPLIGPSLPENHFFHHPEYSGYILVLVLSIGVVAYSKRYWDIVFHPERFILDPEDKKQKKKYELV, from the coding sequence ATGCTTCAAGAAAAAAAACCAAAGGACCTGCTCGAAGAGAGGGTATTTACTCTTTCTAATTTTTTATCCGTCTCTAGAGTTTTACTTCTTCCTTTTTTTATACAATTCACTCGCAAACATATCGAGTCTCCTCGTAGCAGCGAATATTTATTTTTAGCCATAGGTACATGCATTCTTGCGGTGCTGACGGATTTTTTAGACGGGTTTCTAGCCCGCCTACTTTCCCAAGAATCAGTCTTGGGAAAGTATCTCGATCCTATCTGCGACAAGTTTGTTACTATTGGCGGTCTATCGGTAATCGTTCATTATTACCAGTTTCCTCTCTGGATTCTTATCATATATATCCTAAGAGAGATTTTGGGAGTTTGGTTGGGTGGATTCTTATATTTAAAAAGAGGGATCCAAGGAAAACCGAATTGGTGGGGTAAGTTCGGAGTGGGTCTTGTCGCGGCCGCAGTTTTGTGGTATATGACCTTACCACTGATCGGTCCAAGTTTACCTGAAAATCACTTCTTCCATCATCCGGAATATTCAGGTTATATTTTGGTCTTAGTACTAAGTATCGGAGTGGTGGCTTATTCCAAAAGATATTGGGATATAGTGTTCCATCCTGAAAGATTCATCTTAGATCCGGAAGATAAAAAGCAAAAGAAAAAGTACGAATTGGTCTGA
- the lysS gene encoding lysine--tRNA ligase has translation MSHDLKETNELIQQRIEKIKNLKEKGVDPYPVRFFPDSDSASLIEMYSKTPTGPEKKFLLGGRLHSKRVMGKASFAHLKDKSGVIQLYATRDDLGEENYTLFKSLDLGDLIGIEGYLFQTQKGETTLHLTSVTLLAKCVRPLPVVKEKDGVIYDAFADVEQRYRMRYVDLVVNDHVRDTFITRSRIVSEIRNFLTSEGFLEVETPMMQPIAGGAAARPFVTHHNTLDMQLFLRIAPELYLKRLIVGGLDRVFELNRNFRNEGISTKHNPEFTMLEAYMAYGDMGKMLELTEKLITSVAQKICGTLKIKYGNDLVDLSPPWRRVKYVDIIKEYSGIDFSQIKTLEEAKEKASSVKVDASKCTSIWKVADEVFSEKAEPNLIQPVFVTDYPKELSPLAKSNPENPDYVERFEPYIVGREIGNAFSELNDPFDQKERFEDQVKQREAGDDEAFMMDEDYIRALEYGMPPTGGLGIGIDRLVMLLTNSHSIRDTILFPLMRPE, from the coding sequence ATGTCCCACGACTTAAAAGAAACAAACGAACTTATCCAGCAAAGAATCGAGAAGATCAAAAACTTAAAGGAGAAGGGAGTAGACCCCTACCCGGTCCGATTCTTCCCTGACTCGGATTCCGCATCTTTGATAGAGATGTATTCTAAGACCCCGACAGGTCCTGAAAAAAAATTCCTATTAGGCGGGCGTTTGCATTCCAAACGTGTAATGGGAAAGGCAAGTTTCGCTCATTTAAAGGATAAGTCCGGGGTCATCCAGCTTTATGCAACCAGAGACGATCTAGGAGAAGAGAATTATACTCTTTTTAAAAGTTTGGATTTAGGAGATCTGATCGGAATCGAAGGTTACCTTTTTCAAACTCAAAAAGGAGAAACTACTCTTCACTTAACTTCCGTTACTTTACTTGCAAAATGTGTCCGCCCACTTCCTGTTGTGAAAGAGAAAGACGGAGTTATCTACGACGCATTCGCCGATGTAGAACAAAGATATAGAATGCGTTATGTGGACTTGGTGGTAAACGATCATGTAAGGGATACTTTTATCACTCGCAGCAGGATCGTATCCGAGATCCGCAATTTCCTAACTTCCGAAGGATTTTTAGAAGTGGAAACTCCAATGATGCAACCGATTGCGGGAGGTGCTGCAGCTAGGCCGTTTGTGACTCACCACAATACATTGGACATGCAATTATTCTTAAGGATCGCTCCGGAATTGTATCTAAAACGCCTGATCGTCGGCGGACTAGACAGAGTATTCGAATTGAATCGCAACTTTAGGAACGAGGGAATTTCTACCAAACACAATCCGGAGTTCACTATGCTAGAAGCATATATGGCCTACGGCGACATGGGAAAAATGTTGGAGTTAACGGAAAAACTGATAACCTCTGTAGCTCAAAAGATCTGCGGAACTCTTAAGATCAAATATGGCAATGATCTAGTGGATCTAAGCCCTCCTTGGAGGAGAGTGAAATACGTGGATATTATCAAAGAATATTCAGGGATCGATTTCTCTCAGATAAAGACCCTAGAAGAAGCCAAAGAAAAAGCTAGCTCCGTAAAAGTGGACGCAAGTAAATGTACTTCTATCTGGAAAGTAGCGGACGAAGTATTCTCCGAAAAAGCGGAACCGAATCTAATCCAACCAGTATTCGTGACGGATTATCCTAAGGAACTTTCTCCATTGGCAAAATCGAATCCTGAAAACCCTGATTATGTGGAAAGATTCGAACCTTATATTGTAGGTAGAGAGATCGGAAATGCATTCTCAGAGTTAAACGATCCATTCGATCAAAAAGAAAGATTCGAAGATCAGGTGAAACAAAGAGAAGCGGGAGACGATGAGGCATTCATGATGGACGAGGATTATATCCGTGCGCTCGAATATGGAATGCCTCCGACGGGTGGTCTCGGGATCGGAATAGATCGTTTGGTGATGTTACTCACAAATTCTCATTCTATCAGAGATACTATCCTATTCCCTCTGATGAGACCTGAATAA
- the serA gene encoding phosphoglycerate dehydrogenase, translating to MISYPKEKINVLLLENVHQDAFQLFQKDGFNVRLLPQAMGEDELSKEIENIHVLGIRSKTNLTAPVLAKAKRLMTVGCFCIGTNQVDLAEAEKKGIPVFNAPYSNTRSVAELVIAEVVMLARRVPDHIRNTHAGIWNKISKNCFEVRGKTLGIVGYGHIGSQVSVLAEAMGLKVVYYDTQTVLPLGNATPLNSYEELLSVSDFVTFHVPELPETMNLYGGKEIKATKKGAYIINLSRGKVVDLEALAEAIKSGHIAGAGVDVFPQEPESNSDPFITPLQNLQNVILTPHIGGSTEEAQKNIGTEVASKLLKFVNNGSTTFAVNFPNIELNPIPQGMYRILNVHKNQPGFLKDINSMVSEIGANISSQHLGTSAEIGYLSMVINMSVGDELKERIERHPGSIKTRILY from the coding sequence ATGATTTCCTACCCGAAAGAAAAGATAAACGTCCTCCTATTAGAGAATGTACACCAAGACGCATTCCAACTCTTTCAAAAAGACGGTTTTAATGTCCGCCTTCTCCCCCAAGCCATGGGCGAAGACGAACTTTCGAAAGAAATCGAGAACATTCATGTTCTGGGGATTCGAAGTAAGACCAATCTGACCGCACCTGTTTTAGCAAAGGCCAAACGACTGATGACCGTAGGTTGTTTCTGCATCGGGACAAACCAAGTAGACTTGGCGGAAGCGGAAAAGAAAGGGATCCCAGTATTTAACGCTCCTTATTCCAATACTCGTTCGGTTGCTGAACTTGTAATTGCAGAAGTCGTAATGTTAGCAAGAAGGGTCCCGGACCATATCCGTAACACTCATGCAGGGATATGGAATAAAATTTCTAAGAACTGTTTCGAGGTTCGAGGAAAAACATTGGGGATCGTCGGTTACGGTCATATCGGTAGCCAGGTTTCCGTGCTTGCGGAAGCAATGGGCCTAAAAGTGGTTTATTATGATACCCAAACCGTTCTTCCCTTAGGAAATGCAACTCCCCTCAATTCTTATGAAGAACTATTATCCGTATCTGATTTTGTTACCTTCCATGTGCCTGAACTTCCTGAAACGATGAATTTATACGGTGGAAAAGAGATCAAGGCAACTAAAAAGGGAGCTTATATTATCAACCTTTCCAGAGGTAAGGTTGTGGATTTGGAAGCGCTTGCTGAGGCGATTAAGTCAGGTCATATCGCTGGTGCAGGAGTCGATGTTTTTCCACAAGAGCCTGAATCCAATAGCGATCCGTTCATTACTCCACTGCAGAATTTGCAAAACGTAATATTGACCCCTCATATCGGCGGTTCTACGGAAGAGGCTCAGAAGAATATCGGGACAGAAGTTGCATCTAAACTTCTGAAGTTTGTAAACAACGGCTCGACTACTTTTGCGGTAAACTTTCCGAACATAGAATTGAATCCGATCCCGCAGGGAATGTATAGGATACTGAATGTTCATAAAAACCAACCTGGATTCTTGAAAGATATCAACAGTATGGTTTCCGAGATTGGAGCAAATATCAGCTCCCAACATTTAGGAACGAGCGCTGAAATAGGTTATCTCTCCATGGTAATCAATATGAGCGTTGGAGACGAACTGAAAGAGAGAATTGAAAGACATCCTGGATCTATCAAGACCAGAATTCTTTACTGA
- a CDS encoding putative toxin-antitoxin system toxin component, PIN family, protein MKIVLDTNVLLSSYLFQGYTAEVFDHVWLNHEIILSEWILTEFKEVCSRKFKIKEVDIREVLDHLRGGAKVYQPKGRPPKVCADPDDDNILHIAEFSKSDWILSGDSDLLKLKQFQKIEIISPREYKLKFLV, encoded by the coding sequence TTGAAGATTGTTCTAGATACGAACGTACTTCTTTCTAGTTATTTATTCCAAGGATATACCGCAGAGGTGTTTGACCATGTTTGGTTAAATCACGAGATCATACTGTCAGAATGGATCCTTACTGAATTCAAAGAAGTATGTTCCCGGAAATTTAAGATCAAAGAAGTTGATATCCGAGAGGTTTTAGATCATCTTAGGGGCGGGGCAAAAGTTTACCAACCTAAAGGTCGTCCCCCGAAAGTTTGTGCTGATCCGGACGATGACAATATTCTGCATATTGCGGAATTTTCTAAGTCGGATTGGATCTTGAGTGGAGACTCCGATCTTCTAAAATTAAAACAGTTTCAGAAAATCGAAATCATTTCTCCAAGAGAATATAAACTGAAATTTTTGGTTTGA
- a CDS encoding alpha/beta fold hydrolase, which produces MEVSDPQNKNQESGFFESGGYKLHYTKRDNGKGRALLLLHGFMDSSQTFLFQEEYLSKHFDLYRFDYRGHGDSEWLREGFYHFMLPLVDTKTFIQKFLPEKFHILGHSMGGGLGSRLAGLYPERVESLICLEGFSSIQDPEKERRRFLGWLENWELSLAGKDRKRQKNFKSVEDAAARLAPIYPRLPKERLLKITETLTRPAEEGGYMWKSDPSYKNGPPVFLSPQFTRHLWETISCNVLVVYGQKTHLALDDSKEVFSHIRNLKYIEIEDAGHNMHHDRPELLETILEEFYVTNLK; this is translated from the coding sequence ATGGAAGTCTCGGATCCTCAGAATAAAAACCAAGAAAGTGGATTTTTCGAATCCGGCGGATATAAACTCCATTATACAAAGAGAGACAATGGAAAGGGAAGAGCATTGCTTCTTCTACATGGGTTTATGGATTCTTCCCAAACATTTTTGTTCCAAGAAGAATATTTATCCAAACATTTCGATCTATATCGTTTCGATTATCGAGGTCATGGGGATTCCGAATGGCTGAGAGAAGGTTTCTACCACTTCATGCTTCCATTGGTGGATACAAAAACTTTCATCCAAAAATTTCTTCCTGAAAAATTCCATATACTTGGGCATTCTATGGGAGGAGGGCTTGGCTCCCGTCTTGCTGGATTGTATCCAGAAAGAGTGGAGAGTCTCATATGTCTGGAAGGATTTAGTTCTATCCAAGATCCGGAAAAAGAAAGAAGAAGATTCCTTGGCTGGTTGGAAAATTGGGAGCTCAGCCTTGCGGGAAAAGACAGAAAGCGCCAAAAAAATTTTAAATCGGTGGAAGATGCAGCGGCAAGATTGGCTCCCATCTACCCAAGACTCCCTAAAGAAAGACTTTTAAAGATCACGGAAACTCTAACAAGGCCAGCAGAAGAAGGCGGTTATATGTGGAAGAGTGATCCTTCCTACAAAAACGGACCTCCTGTATTTTTAAGTCCCCAATTTACTAGACATCTTTGGGAAACAATCTCCTGCAATGTTCTGGTCGTCTATGGGCAGAAAACTCATCTTGCGTTGGATGATAGTAAAGAAGTATTCTCGCATATTAGAAATTTAAAATATATTGAAATAGAGGATGCAGGTCATAATATGCATCATGATCGCCCGGAACTTCTTGAGACTATACTCGAAGAATTCTACGTAACAAATTTAAAGTAA
- a CDS encoding DUF309 domain-containing protein: MEFDPEILSILEKVKQGDADASFDYAWEEGIKLYRKGRYFELHEVFEFQWKKEAGGRKLLLHGWIQLAISLNKVFVKPNIRGSKMQAEKSKEKFLKLSETGELSSLGREQNALIISYLEKFLSNFQSEESWDLKRITELSLPEMSENAKELFSSSVFPAS, from the coding sequence ATGGAATTCGACCCTGAAATACTTTCCATATTAGAAAAAGTGAAACAAGGAGACGCGGATGCGAGCTTCGATTATGCCTGGGAGGAAGGAATAAAACTCTATCGAAAAGGAAGATATTTCGAACTACACGAAGTATTCGAATTTCAATGGAAGAAGGAAGCAGGTGGAAGAAAACTTCTATTGCATGGATGGATCCAGCTTGCAATCTCCTTAAATAAAGTTTTTGTAAAACCGAATATACGCGGATCAAAGATGCAAGCGGAGAAATCCAAGGAGAAGTTCCTCAAACTTTCCGAAACTGGAGAACTTTCTTCGCTTGGAAGAGAGCAAAACGCCCTTATTATCTCTTATTTAGAAAAATTTTTAAGCAATTTTCAAAGTGAAGAAAGTTGGGATCTAAAACGAATTACAGAACTTTCTTTGCCTGAAATGTCAGAAAACGCAAAGGAATTGTTTTCAAGTTCTGTTTTCCCAGCATCGTGA
- a CDS encoding aldo/keto reductase has translation MISKDPFQSLYREILHEGRKEKFPPGKKGEGPGYFLFRDLRLSRIAFGGYRIGLEDPEHKDALILALKSGVNVIDVSANYGDGEAESLVGKVLDENFKKRQLHRKEIFIVTKAGYIQGRNMKLVESKEKEKDQFPEITYYQSGCYHCISPGFLEDQLERSRKRLGLSTIDAFLLHNPEYFLSHSEKNGLSKEEAHAEYYRRIKEAFQFLEKAKKEGKIQFYGISSNTFPLEEEEYTHTSLSKCLQIAEKIAGKENGFAVVQFPGNWYEDGFLRNRSEGKTLLEICSNFDLLPLINRPLNSFQAGKGMVRLSYTPQSQTPDQSKLLQILELESSLLETLSPNPNRNSLSKLWQTYGEKIRSEEQFQILLQKSWIPILRAVIDEVYSEKGKESAEEYLRVLNTALPLLEEQIQIRSSENLSGLYRNLISRFHSQGEAPETLSSLMVFHLASLLEKGIVLLGMRKRKYVRDILPIFKIRLPEIPRSEWGENGIRP, from the coding sequence ATGATTTCAAAAGACCCATTTCAGTCTTTGTATAGAGAAATCCTTCACGAGGGGAGAAAGGAAAAATTTCCCCCAGGGAAAAAGGGGGAAGGACCTGGATATTTTTTATTCAGGGACCTTAGGCTTTCCCGAATTGCGTTCGGCGGATATAGGATCGGACTAGAAGATCCGGAACATAAGGACGCCCTTATTCTCGCACTTAAATCGGGAGTAAACGTCATAGATGTTTCAGCCAATTACGGAGATGGGGAAGCGGAAAGTCTAGTGGGCAAAGTCCTGGATGAAAATTTCAAAAAAAGGCAACTCCACCGAAAGGAAATTTTTATAGTCACGAAAGCAGGATATATCCAAGGCCGGAATATGAAATTGGTCGAGTCCAAAGAAAAGGAGAAGGATCAATTTCCGGAAATTACTTACTACCAATCCGGCTGTTACCATTGTATCTCCCCTGGATTTTTAGAAGACCAGTTGGAAAGATCTAGAAAACGCCTTGGACTTTCTACCATCGACGCCTTCTTACTGCATAATCCTGAATATTTTCTAAGCCATTCTGAAAAGAATGGCCTCTCGAAAGAAGAGGCCCATGCGGAATACTATCGTAGGATCAAAGAGGCATTCCAGTTTTTAGAGAAGGCAAAAAAAGAGGGAAAAATCCAGTTTTATGGAATTTCCAGCAATACTTTTCCTTTGGAGGAAGAGGAATATACTCATACTTCTTTGTCGAAGTGCCTACAAATTGCTGAGAAAATCGCCGGAAAAGAAAACGGATTCGCAGTGGTTCAGTTCCCAGGGAATTGGTACGAGGATGGATTTCTCCGAAATCGGTCAGAAGGCAAAACTTTACTCGAAATCTGTAGTAACTTCGACCTTCTCCCTCTAATCAACCGGCCGCTCAACTCTTTCCAAGCGGGAAAAGGAATGGTTCGGCTATCCTACACTCCTCAGAGCCAAACCCCGGATCAGTCGAAGCTACTACAAATCCTAGAATTAGAATCCTCTCTTCTTGAAACTCTTTCTCCCAACCCAAATCGGAATTCACTTTCCAAACTTTGGCAAACATATGGAGAAAAGATTCGCTCCGAAGAACAATTCCAAATCCTTCTACAAAAATCCTGGATCCCTATTTTGAGAGCAGTAATCGACGAAGTATATTCAGAAAAAGGAAAAGAATCTGCCGAGGAATATCTGCGAGTACTGAACACAGCTCTTCCTCTGTTGGAAGAACAAATACAGATCCGTTCTTCCGAAAATCTTTCTGGGCTGTACCGAAATCTGATCTCTCGATTTCATTCACAAGGAGAAGCTCCGGAAACTTTGTCCTCCCTAATGGTATTTCATTTAGCCTCACTTTTGGAGAAGGGAATAGTTCTACTCGGAATGAGAAAAAGAAAATATGTAAGGGATATTCTTCCAATCTTCAAAATACGACTGCCTGAGATCCCGAGATCGGAATGGGGAGAAAATGGAATTCGACCCTGA
- a CDS encoding succinate dehydrogenase cytochrome b subunit, which translates to MDFQAGYLRSSIGRKTIVAITGIILFGFVFVHMLGNLQIFQEPDKINTYAEFLHNLGGLLWLARGILLVAFVLHVYYALKLSLENKKARPVGYVKESTIQATLSSRYMALTGSVLLAFVIYHLLHFTLGKIQPENFALQETIGDKQRHDVYSMVILGFKNVYVSVSYIIAMTLLAFHLRHGVTSVFQTLGFNTPFWAPKTNAFAILYALTIFIGNTSMPVAILLNFVKVPGAQ; encoded by the coding sequence ATGGATTTTCAAGCTGGATATCTAAGGTCGTCCATCGGTAGAAAGACTATCGTTGCGATTACCGGAATCATTCTCTTCGGCTTTGTGTTTGTACACATGCTGGGGAACCTCCAGATCTTCCAAGAACCGGATAAGATTAACACTTACGCTGAGTTCTTACACAATTTAGGCGGACTATTATGGCTAGCCCGCGGAATTCTTTTAGTAGCGTTCGTATTACACGTTTACTACGCCCTCAAGCTGTCCTTGGAAAACAAGAAAGCAAGACCGGTTGGCTATGTAAAAGAAAGTACGATCCAAGCTACATTGTCTTCCCGCTATATGGCTTTAACAGGTTCCGTATTATTAGCTTTTGTAATATACCATTTGCTTCATTTTACTTTAGGTAAGATCCAGCCGGAGAACTTCGCGCTCCAAGAAACCATTGGCGATAAACAAAGACATGACGTTTACTCCATGGTGATCTTAGGGTTCAAGAATGTTTACGTTTCTGTTTCCTATATAATAGCGATGACCTTGCTTGCGTTCCACCTTCGTCATGGAGTAACGAGCGTTTTCCAAACTCTTGGATTTAACACTCCTTTCTGGGCGCCTAAGACGAACGCATTTGCGATACTCTACGCTTTAACCATCTTCATCGGCAATACTTCCATGCCGGTTGCCATTCTTCTCAACTTCGTGAAAGTTCCAGGAGCGCAATAA